A stretch of DNA from Perca flavescens isolate YP-PL-M2 chromosome 11, PFLA_1.0, whole genome shotgun sequence:
CCATCCTGggaaacagtcatgaccagtcgaacgacaaatgctgtgcaaccagtaaccagtaacatagctcaaacatGTTATTTCACAGAAGTTATATATCAACGTCTCATAAATTATATAAATCCTTTAATCCTTTTGTGTAGGGACTTCACCTTGCAGTACCTGAAACAGTCACTAACACGCATAGGTGGGAAGTACAAGAAGGCAGTGTATAGGCTGTTCAAAAATGAGTCATTCACTGAAAGGTTGGAGCCCAAGCAAAGGAAAAATGAGCTTGGGATCTTGGGCCCAGTGATCAAAGCGCAAATCCGAGATGTCATCAAGGTGAGATCACGTTTAAATGAATCTAAGTTATAGCACTTTCTCTGCAAAATAATAACATGACATAACACACTTTATTACAGAACACCAGAGAAACAATAAGAGAgtaagacaacaacaaaaaagagctGCACTGTAAATGCTAAGCTAAAAGAGCTGTTTGGTTTAAACCTGTGGACAGACGCCATAAGCCCATTATAAAAGTTTCTCCCCAGCATGAAGCTTcataggagccctccagaaagctcaggTTCTTTCTCCATTTCCTAGTatagacatccagtctggaaaaaacatttatatgacattttctCAAACACtgccaccctagccatctcacaagcccactcctggactcaccccttcattcttccatccccTTAAAATAATCTATCTGGCTATCATtcggtgtgtctgtgcatgttgcTTAatgtgacatgcacctacgatacCAAGACACATTCCTTGTGTGTgtaaacgtacttggcaataaagcttttctgattctgattctgattaaacaagtctggacccagcttcatGTGCTTATCCATCCCATTTAGGATTGACCCATTTCCCAGAACAAATAAACTTGGGCTGAATGAAACCTGGGTTGCTGCAATCCGACAAAGGTTATCTTATATCCCggtccaaaattcctggaccttattacaggaccataggacatgaagtaattgACCATCCtctgtcttacatttccaacaatttggtgCCTCTTTCAAACCAAGTCTAAACAATCTAGAGGGAGTCCAATAGAATCAATGCATAATCTTAAACTTGAATCGTGAGGTGCACCCTCACATCACTTGACGTTTTAATATTCCTACAAATTGTGTCCCACTCCTCATCATCCAGTGTATTACTCAAATCCCTTTCCCATGTCTTCTTGAGGGCTGTGCAGGCTCAATCCCGCAGGTTCTGCATAAGCATAGAATAACACCCAGAAGCCTCGTTGTCAGTGGTATTTTAAAACAATGACTGTGATCACAGAGCCAACTCAAAAATCATGTGTTACTCTAATACTTTCTTTTTGGCCTTCAGCTCATCCAGCATAATCATCCAGTATTTATCACTGTCGATATACGGCATGTCTTCTCACATCCTCCTGTCCTTTcttaaagattgtttttaaGAACATGGCCTCCAGGCCCTACAGCATCTATCCACATGGGTTGACAATAGAGAAGTCACACGAGGGAGTAAACTACCCAGCAGGAGGTACTAAATATCTCCTCACAGTAACACTTGGGCATTGGTATCTACTCtggttttattaaataaaaggaTTACAATTAACTTGAAGATGTATATCCCAATGTGTTTGCCAGGCAACCAGTCTCATGGTGTTCAGCCAGGTGAGACACACACCTACATATGGAGAGTGGTTGAGGAGGACGAGCCTCTCGAAGGAGACTCTCGATGTCTGACACGACTGTACCACAGTGCAGTGGACACAGTGCGCGACATCGCCTCAGGGCTGATAGGACAAATCCTCATCTGCAAGTATCGGTCCCTAAATATCAGGGGGGTGCAGGTAAGAGGATTCTACGTACATTAATTTTTATGTGTTAGTCTTTCTGTCGATCAGTTGGTCCATCCACACATTTGGTAGATCCAAGACATTTACATACACCCGCCAGATGCAGTGTCAATCAGATAAACGGTTGTTGAGAAAatcaaaagagacagagactcCTTTAATTTTAGTTAGATTAAAAGTCAGAGTCAAAGTTTTACTTTTGGTTTGTTTCTACAGCTGAAAGCAGACAAGGAGCAGCATGCTATGTTGGCTGTATTTGATGAGAACAAGAGCTGGTACCTGGATGAAAACATTCGCCAATATTGCGATCGATCCAAAGTCAACAAGGCAGACCCAGACTTTTACAAGTCTAATGTCATGCACTGTAAGTTTTTACCACAATCGGATTGAAGCTAATAAAAGCTCATCCTAAAAAGATATACTATATTCACTCCATTATTTGGTTATACATCTGACTGCAATGGCTTGAACTGCCTGTCCAACAACTAATATTCATGTGTATGTCCTCACAGCAATTAACGGTTATGTGTTTGAGAGCGGTCCGCTCTTGGGCTTCTGCAATGGCGAGATTGCAACATGGCACGTGTCCAGCATTGGAGCACAGGACTACATCCAGACAGCTACTTTCTACGGCCATACATTTGAGGTGAATGGGCGGACGGAGGACTTCCTCAGCCTCTACCCTATGACTGGCGAGACCATCACTATGAACATGGACAACACTGGTCAGTCAGGGCTTACAATGCCTGCTTTTATGTCAGATTATGTATCCAATATTTCATCTGTAgggttacttttactttaagaaAATATTGTTACAGCAAAAAGTTAATTGTTAAATAGTATATAGTAGTTATATCTAAGTTACTATATTGCTTAGTTTCagcacccccatgaggaattctgaCTAATGGCAACAGCACTGTTGGCACATCCACATGACGCTAgtatcgcattgccagaccttcctccacagtgctgcggaggagggtctggctagtccacacagcattctggaatgggagaaaaacatgctctggtttattggcatttctttaaaccaatcacaatcgtctaagcgccggacagagcaacggtgcctctgcaaaatagcctcaggaaggaacttgttttggtgaaacgtgtacgttcaaaggttgtttttgtcgtgcaacagaaaactcagattggacagattgtctaggtagctgtctggatttaccctgcagagacctgACGAGCAGTTAACCCATTGTTCTCAGAAATctaccagagtttagaacgccaaacAAAGAAAGCTGATCGGACTCTTTAAAGGAGGCAATTATCTTGTAATTTTTATTTCCTCCTCGTTTCCAACGCTAAAcgctgctgttgtcctttctcagAAGTGGCTTAAAATGCTGCTGCGCGCTGATGTCGCCAGattacaccattttgtaaacatagccatactgaggaATACAGAGatagttttgtggagctgataggcttaatgAGCTTTGTATCAATTAATTTGCCAATGGCTTAATTGTAACTGAAGTTCCTTAATATAGAATAGTTGCACCCTGTAGCTTTAATGCCGTCATCTTAAAGTTTTGCATGTGCAAAGTTGCTTAGTTTTTTCATGGATGGTTTTTATGTGTCTTTCTTGAACCAGGTGTCTGGCTCATGGCTTCCCTAAATTCCCATGAGACAACCAAAGCAATGCGCGTAAAGTTTCAGGATGTCGAGTGCTTTCGTGACAACCTGTACGAGTACAGTGACGAATCAGTGGACTTTATTGCGTGGAACCCTCTGAGCTTGGATCAAATCAAGAAGGATGAGGAGAAGCCCAAACCTATGAAACCAGATGAGCCAGACAGTTACACAGAGATGTTTGCAGATGAATTAGGTCTCAGGTCTCTGAAGAACCAATCGAGGGCCTCGAGTGTGGAGCAGCTGGACCTCTCTATCCTTGACTATGATGCTGTTGATGTGCCCGACGGAGATACGAATATCACCCATAATTTCAAGGAGACGAAGAATAAAAGTGAGACCTCTATTCCAAAGCCAAATACACTAAATGAGACATTGATTTCAAATTGGGAAGAGGTGGATAAAGTGAACCTTACAGCGGTTAATTTGCTAAACCAAAGCATGAGCGAGAATACAACACATATGCAGAACAGTAGTGCTCCATCAGCTTTTGACAATTCATCGGTTTATAAAACAGAGAACACAACCATGTTTTATAGCCCAAATATATTATTAAAGAATGACACCATAACTACAGATAGCAGTGCTTCTGTATCAAATCTTGATAATGTTTCAGTGTCTGGGAACACAACCGTTCACAATGCTACAGTTTTATCAATGGTTCAAAATGTATCCGCAGAGATTACGAATCATACTGCAACATTACAAGAAACTACCAATCTTAGTGTAGCTTTAAGAGGAGACTCAAGTTCCATCTTGGAGACTGAAAAAGTGCATATAACCCTGACTGGTGACAACCTGACTTCCGTGGGCGTGGTCTTGGCCTTGGCGGAGGACTCTGAGGAGAGACTCACCAGAGGGGATGTGTTTTCTTACTCTGTGCCTCTATCCAATTCCAGCCTAAACAATCTCCACAATACACCAGAGAGCAACGCCACCTCTCTGTCACGCAgtgtaaaaaaggaagatgagaATAACACAGCAGCTAACCATGTTAACGTGTCAGCAGACGGAACAGACCCTCCATTGCCTATTCCAATGGCCGAGGTTGAAGAAGTTAACATCATCATCTTAGATTTAGAAGTGGAGGCCACAGACAAAGAAACCAATGACAATGACTCTCTGATCATCGCAGCCAAGTCGTTTGTTCCAATGGCTGATGTTGAAGAGGTTAACATCATCAGCATAGAGAGAAGCAACTTGACCATCTTAGATTTAGAAGTGGAGGCCACAGACAACACAACCAGTGATAATGACTCCCTAATCACCACAGCAGAGCCATCTATTCCAATGGCTGATGTTGAAGAGGTTAACATcatcagcagagagagaagcaACTTGACCATCTTAGATTTAGAAGTGGAGGCCACAGACAACACAACCAGTGATAATGACTCCCTAATCACCACAGCAGAGCCATCTATTCCAATGGCTGATGTTGAAGAGGTTAACATCATCAGCATAGAGAGAAGCAACTTGACCATCTTAGATTTAGAAGTGGAGGCCACAGACAACACAACCAGTGATAATGACTCCCTAATCACCACAGCAGAGCCATCTATTCCAATGGCTGATGTTGAAGAGGTTAACATCATCAGCATAGAGAGAAGCAACTTGACCATCTTAGATTTAGAAGTGGAGGCCACAGACAACACAACCAGTGATAATGACTCCCTAATCACCACAGCAGAGCCATCTATTCCAATGGCTGATGTTGTAGAGGTTAGCATCAACAGCACAGAGAGAAGCAACTTGACCATCTTTGAGTTGGAGGTGGAGAGTGACAATGACTCCCTGGTTACCGCTGCAGCTCCAGAGTATGGACTTCAAATGAATTCCGCTGAAAGTGTACCTATTTTAGCCAATTCCAGCCTTGAAGATGTAACACATGTTTTGCTTAAAACCGGGCCCTTACAGAATGTAACAGAGAATACATTAAGATCAAATTTATCAGAGGAGATTAGTTCAGAGATTTGGGAGAATGTCACAGCACTTCCTGGTGAGTTGAACCACACATCTCCTGCAAAACATTTATCCAGTGAGAATGGGCTGTACCTCTCGAGCAATGCAGTAAGTAAGAGTAATTCTGAGGAGCTAAGCACTTTAGACAGCATCGAAGAAGTACTAATCTACCTCACAGAAAACAAAACGCACGTGATTAAAACCACCAACGTCAAAACGCAGGGTCACAACTGGACCTATGAGGGAACTCACCAAATGGAATCGGTGGAGATCCCTGACTACATGATGAAATATTTTGGGACAGAAACCCCTAAAACGACGCCAACTCCAAAAAAGATCAAGAAGGTGCAACTCCGACAGAGGCCTCAGAAGGGCCAAGGCATGAAAACAAAGAGGAGGAAGGAATACAAGCCTCAGGCCAAGAGTGGCTTACCATTCTCCCCCCGGGGGTTCAATCCAGGCATAACCCCACGTGGGGCGCGACCGCTTTCATCACAGCCTGTCTCTGATGAGGAGTTCATTAACGAGCCTGTGGTCATCGGTGTGCCCCGGCCTGATTTCAGTGACTACGAGCTGTATGTTCCTGGAGATAACCCAGATCACATAGGATTAGAGGAAAATGTGAAGGCAGATGAATACGAGTATGTGTCACACATAGACCCCTACAAGGGTGGTGAAGACATCAAGAATCTCAACCTGGATGAGACCGCCAAATACTACTTAAAGTTATCAGGCCCGAATGTCAAGACTTATTTTATCGCTGCAGAGGAGGTTGAGTGGGACTATACTGGCTACGGACAGAGGTAAGCTCAGAGATACAATTAAGTtagttttttaagattattttaggcttttatttccacaggacagatgaagacatgaaaggggggcgagagggggaatgacacacTCCAAAGGGCACTGACACtgtgtcaaggagtaaacctctgtatatgtgcgcctgctctaccaactgagctaacccggccacatagTTAGTTATAGCTTTATTGGAAAACTTCACAGCAGGTTCTAGGGCTCTAGGTCGTTTCTTTTATCGTCAATATCAACTTGCGCCTTAACATACACATCCCAAAAGGCTGCGAACATATTGCGAAAGACACTCCAATtttttgttagttgaaagaaaatatcaatagaaaactgcactttaaaatgtaactgactctattttttagtggtgccttttatttatcgtgcagccctatcaGGTACACAGCTATACACGTGCAATGATGAAATATTGTCCTGTTATCGCAACAGGAGGCCGGACGAATTGCAACCAAACAGCAGAGAAACTAAGTTCACCAAGGCAGTTTTCCGAGGTTACATGGACAGTAGCTTTAGCACACCTGACGTCCGTGGAGAGCTCAATGAGCACCTCGGCATCCTGGGACCTGTCATCAAGGCCGAGGTTGGGCAAAGCATCATGGTAAGACTGTCAGCATCGACTGCAAAGCCACAATCTGTATAACTCTCCTGGGATCTCACATTTTCatattgtattttctgtatttaccAAGATTGATCTTTTCATCTATACCTCTCGTCAggaaaatgaataaatgtgtctttttgtcttgtagGTGGTGTTCATGAACAAAGCCAACCGTTCGTACTCCTTACATCCAAACGGGGTTTCCTATACCAAGCAGACAGAGGGTCTGTCCTATGAAGACGGCTCTAAGTACTGGTTTAAATATGACAACGAGGTTAAACCCAATACCACCTTCACATATTTATGGAAGGTCAATTCTATGGTTGGGCCAATGCCAGACGAGTCTCACTGTCGGACCTGGGCCTACTATTCGGGCGTTAATCCTGTGAGTAATATGTCCTTTGTAGACAATTGTTTAGTATGACAGGCATTAAATAAATGCTAtttacaaatacaaattaaagCCACTGTGTATAGAATGAGTTTCTGAATGTGGCACCCTCTAGCGGCGGCATACACAACCCACTGTGGGACACAGATGAATGGACTGAAAGTAGTCTGGATCGCCGAAAATGAATTTACTAACATCTGGCGGGATCTTCTGGCGGATGTCCCTCGCCTTGCAGAACTGGGTTTgttttgggaaacaacaacaaacttcgagttAGCAAGCTATTTGCTGAAAATGGCAATTTAttaagaaaatttggattgtgcaacaaggcaggcctgcttggttctttcagggaataataataataataataataatacattttatttatgggcACATTTTATAGCATGCAAGGACACCTTACAGTTAAAAAGgcaaatataattaaattaaaacaatgatggtaaagatttacaaagaatatgtttacggcatttattATCTAACTGGGACTCTTTGGTACCAGTGGCagggatttgctatggacaaaatacacacggcgatagactggtaagagctaatgacgtactgtatgtgtgaaagagccagaccttactccgcagCACTGTAGTGAGCCGAGCGAGCAAGACTCGGCTGAAAGTAACTGTATCAATTTTCACCAGGATTGTAAAATTGCTCTACAAACCCAGATGTGTTTGGGTTGAGCAAAGTGGAAGGTAttcacatttagtttttaaGCCAATATTTAACCTAGCGTATGATCTGTCTCTTAGGAAAGAGACATCAACTCTGGCTTGATTGGGCCTTTGCTGGTGTGTCGAGAGGGCACCCTGGACAGGAAGTTAACTGACATGAGGGAGTTCACGCTGCTTTTCATGACCTTCGATGAGTCGCAGAGTTGGTACTACAAGGAGAACCACGAGATGATACAGAGGAGAAGCCGAAGGAGATTTATGGATACCAACCCCAATGAGAACCTCAAGTTCCACAGTAATGCATTATGTACCTCCAACTAGCCTGCTTTAAATGATCCTCCACCCAAAATCTTTTGATAACCTAGGATTATATCACATGAAAATTTAAACGCACAGAGTATGTGCGTACACTTTTGGTAATATATCATTGTTGTAGGTATAACTGAGCTGCAATATTTTTTCTTCCATGCATTCAAGATTAATCAGTTACAGAACAGAAAAAACGGACCAAAACTGATAAAACTAtctttttgtctgttgtttcCCAAGCCATTAATGGCATTACATACAACCTGAAGGGCCTGAGGATGTACACCAAGCAGCTGGTGTGCTGGTACCTGATCAACATGGGTTCTCCCAACGACTTCCAGAGCGTCCACTTCCACGGACAGACGTTCCTCCACAAGAAGACCACCAACTACAGACAGGCCGTCTTCCCGCTGCTGCCTGGTGAGCAACACCACGTCTGTTTGCTAAATTCAGAATAACATCTTCTGTTGCTTTAGTGCTTTCAAGTTTTGAATAGAGGTATTCAAACTGCTCTGGAACTTCATCCGTAGTGGAActcttgtaaaaaaatatatacataatatacataTGAAAACAGACCTCTCTTTTTTGTCAAACATACAATGTAGCAGGTTTGCTTAATGAGCCATGCGGTCGGTAGCCTACTACAGGGAAAAAGTTGGTGAACATGCAAATATACAACAAaccattaaaatataaaataaacatgttaatgtctCATAGAAGTGAAGAACAATGAAAATATAGCTtacagttagggctgggcgatatggagaaaatcagacatcccaatatttttgaccaaatacctcgataacgatattgcggagatattgtagggttgacaattggtgctttcgcaaaatatttacacaatgagatttgtgataaataatcatcagtaatttgGATGGATACGatgtctaagtgggtaaaggcaaataacagaacggCTAGAACAGTTTGGTAAGTTAAGAAAATCACACATCACttgactgtaatgcagcctttaaaaccagaaaaacacaacacttatgtcatattacaatattacgatatacAATATCAAAGACGATATCTAacctcatatcacaatatcaatatatattcatatattgcccagccctagttacacTCTTCAtgaacgcacacagacagagaactACTGGCCAGCACATTCAAATACTGCCTCCCCCGCCATCAACTGTCGCTGCCTGTTGCCGATTGGCTGGAATATTGTTTTGTGGCTCGTGcactcctttctgtttgttttcaatttatacagccagggctgtgtattaacactggattattatttttttgtaacgcacacaaaaaacagagagctaggtgaccgtgaggagatattcactgattttgacaaaaaaatgcattggatTAACATCACTTGCTACACCTTTAATTACCATGTGGTGATGAAGCAACTGCACAGTCAACAGCTCCCCCTACTGACCAAACGGCcatactgctttcaactcagaGGGATATTTGAAGGCTGTCTCATGGAGCATTTCAGGGAATTCAGCACAAGAGGTGTACAGTATTTTAATCGACAATAGCTCAAAACTATAATgcagaagtattcagatccttaactttagtaaaagtactaatacaacactgtaaaagtactccgttacaagtaaaagtcctgcattgaataTGTTACTTACGTGAAAGTATGTACGTTTCATCAGGAAAATTTACTTAATCAAattaaaatgcagaaaaatcctcacattttagaaactggaaacaatcaaaaCTGTTCTGTcatgtgtttaatggtctagtcatgtcagctggacttgtaactagtaactaaagttgtcagatgaatgtagtggagtaaaaagtaaaatatttctctctgaaatttaacggagtagaaagtggcattaaaaataaaagaccctagtaaagtacaagtacctcaacatttgtacttaagtacagtacttgagtaaacgtctgagttacattccaccactgaatgCACCGGCTATATTCGATGTCAACAAACGTAGCAGACACAGTGTGTTTCAACGTAATTTATGTTACAAACTGTCTTTCAGGGAGCTTCGCTACTCTGGAGATGTTTCCATCCAAACCTGGCCTGTGGCAGCTGGAGACGGAAGTTGGTTTCAACCAACAGAAGGGCATGCAGACCCTCTTTCTGGTCCTAGATAATGGTACAAACACCCTGCAGCATTTAGACATACTGTTATGTTGTGCTTTTATATTGAGATATTATATCATGTTTCCTCCAAGAGTGCTACCGTCCGCTGGGTTTGGAATCAGGCAGTGTGAAAGACAACCAGATCACAGCGATCAACACTAGAGGTACAGTAGCAACGCACCCATCTGTGGTCCTACTGCAATCACAATGACTTTTGTAATCATTGTATAGGGATGCAGCTAACGATTATGTTcgttgtcgattaatctgtcgattattatttattgtttggtctataaaatgtcaggaaatggCGAAAAATGTCCATCCGTGTTTCCCGAAAAGCCcgagatgacatcctcaaatgtctcgttttgtccacaactcaaagatattcagtttactgtcacagaggagagaaggcactagaacatattcacatttaagaagctagaatcagagaatttaaactctttttttctccataaaaaTGTCTGAAACCGTCTattcgattatcaaaatagttggcgtttaatttaatagttgacaatgAATTATTGCTATAAATGTCTATATGCAATATGTCACAGGAGGAATGACAAATATTTCCATCTTTGAAGGATATTGGAAGCCCCATCTTGCCAGATTGAACAATCGGGGTAAATTCAACGCATGGAGCACAGAGCAGAACAAGAGCTGGATTCAGGTATGTGATGTCAATGttggaagtgtgtgtgcgtgtgcgtgcgtgcgtgcgtgcgtgcgtgcgtgcttgaTTAAATTTTCATAAGTGCACTTGCtttctatataaatatatttgtaagggagggagggggaagtGAAGAGTTCAActatttaattatttgttttgttaattgTGTTAACAATAAGTGTTCTgttacagtaccagtcaaaacgCGTTCTCATTCACTTGAACTGGAAAGCTTGTCCAAACTTTTCACTGGTACTGTATGTTTTGGGAAAGAAGGGGGCAGATTATATAAGATTAATGCTCTTTCTGCTCCTTTTTATTCAGGACTTGAAATTTGGTGTTTGCATTaagatgtttgtttgttcaatggatgtatatatatatatatataataaaacattcTGCTACCTGTGGACTTCCCCCTGCACAGGTGGACTTCCAGCGGCCAGTTGTAATCAGCCAGGTGGCCACGCAGGGAGCCAGGGAGATGTTATCTTCCCAATATGTGGTCAAGTACGCTATCTCCTACAGCACCGACCGCCAGAAGTGGCTCTTCTATAAGGGCGACAGCAGGGACCTCAGGAAGGTGGGAGAAGTTTGATTTGATTACTTTTGGCCGACGCCAACAGATAGAAACTAAGAAAGAAGTGTGTGATCACCATTTGTCTGCCTTTCACTCTTTCACCAGATATTCTCTGGGAACCAGGGAGCCTacgaggaaaagaaaaacaccttTATTCCTCCTGTGGTTGGTCGCTTTATCAGGCTCCATCCCATCGAATGGTACAGTGAAGCCACAGTCCGCATGGAGTTCTACGGCTGTGAGCTCGACGGTAAGATGTTACTGTGCACGTGCGTGCCGTGGAATtcgtttttttcaaattcacGAAATATGCATAATCCGCTTTTGGATTCGACTCTGTGTTTTTTTGGCACAGAGTGGCAAAATTGGTGTCAAATATTATCCGGAACCTCAGTATTTCATTTAACACATTCTTGGTTTTGTAAATTGTTCACCAGCCACTGGGAGTggaaatcaccagaggcctcacaatacgATAACATCACGATACTCacgtcacgatacgatattattgcaattttaaacattgtGACATTGTGACCGGCACGTAGAAATACACGTCCGGTATGAATGGCCAGGCACAAGATCAGGCACGTATTTACGCTACGCAACACTTACACGCACGGTGTGCTCCAGCTCTTAGGCAAAATTTTAAAGAATGTACAAGGACCGGAAACCCTTAAAGGaaaattccggtcgatttcaacacgtagctttgttgtttgtaagtgtggagtgctgtcagtagcgagaaaaacgaaaacaattgTTGTTGCCTACAAAGTGTTATcctcctgttagcattagcACCCAGTAGGCTGAAaccgggcaagttttaaacgtgcttttagcctcgaAATGTCATTATAAgcgcctacccatgtgaagtgattccttccgagtcaacacagtgaatctgactgcataTGCATACAATTtctgctaattcagctctgtttagttccggtgtgGAGACGGCAAGACGAGTGCTTCGGGACCTTCTACAAACACACTACAccgaaaacacaaaaaaaatatttgttaatttaatgattaaataaggtagtgtctccaaaattacctcaattataacttgctagttgtactacaacacttactttaacaaaaaaaagcatatgcctattttttttttatttttttttatctcttttcggtgttgtagtttgtagacggtccctaagcactcgtcttgccgtctcaacactggaactaaacagctgaaacccagcacaacttttatgcatttctttcacatctactgcagtcagattcactgcgttcacttgaaaggaatcacttcacatgggtaggcacttgtaatgacatttcgaacatgttgagaggctaaaagcacgtttaaaacttgccccgtTTCAGCCTTCTGGGTGCGAACGCTAGGCTaacaggaggataacacggtgtaggcaacaccgattgttttcgtttttctcgctactgacagcactccaaatttacaaacaacagagctacgtgttgaaattgactggaattctcctttaaagtgACACATAGGGtggtgtattggcaagaatttGGCGATAcaatacgtatcacgatacatgggtcgcgattcaatatattgcaatatatttcgatactgtgcgtaaggcgatatattgggatttttttaaagtataattttagaaaaactagaCATGACTTTCATAAAAGTccaagaagtttactttaggtaaacaattcagtacacagaaaatcaaactgccagtttgggattgtggttcacaggttcttagtgagctaatgtttatatactaaagtaggccaaa
This window harbors:
- the f5 gene encoding coagulation factor V, whose protein sequence is MRLCGRAAGAWRLLPVLALLSVLHVKADQQQPNKRHYYIAAVEIDWDYAGNDTDGFGPTYKKVVFREYDDKDFRQPKPHPSWLGLLGPTLRAQEGETIVVTFRNLATVPYSIHPHGIAYGKQSEGANYFDNTSQKEKEDDVVLPNCQHVYYWEVTKEVSPQPSDPTCLTYTYISHTNVVEDYNSGLIGALLVCKPGSLDESGKQVGVYQEYVFLFGVFDENVSKYKPKDHANHVKYTINGYTMGSLPDVSVCAYASVSLHLVGMSSEPEVFSVHMNGQVLQQAGHKVSSVGLISGSSATASMVALHTGHWLLSSHTIKHMEAGMHGFVDVKKCDNFEAPQRRMTTEQKRYSTTWTYYIAAEEIVWDYAPNMPEHIDEDFTLQYLKQSLTRIGGKYKKAVYRLFKNESFTERLEPKQRKNELGILGPVIKAQIRDVIKIVFKNMASRPYSIYPHGLTIEKSHEGVNYPAGGNQSHGVQPGETHTYIWRVVEEDEPLEGDSRCLTRLYHSAVDTVRDIASGLIGQILICKYRSLNIRGVQLKADKEQHAMLAVFDENKSWYLDENIRQYCDRSKVNKADPDFYKSNVMHSINGYVFESGPLLGFCNGEIATWHVSSIGAQDYIQTATFYGHTFEVNGRTEDFLSLYPMTGETITMNMDNTGVWLMASLNSHETTKAMRVKFQDVECFRDNLYEYSDESVDFIAWNPLSLDQIKKDEEKPKPMKPDEPDSYTEMFADELGLRSLKNQSRASSVEQLDLSILDYDAVDVPDGDTNITHNFKETKNKSETSIPKPNTLNETLISNWEEVDKVNLTAVNLLNQSMSENTTHMQNSSAPSAFDNSSVYKTENTTMFYSPNILLKNDTITTDSSASVSNLDNVSVSGNTTVHNATVLSMVQNVSAEITNHTATLQETTNLSVALRGDSSSILETEKVHITLTGDNLTSVGVVLALAEDSEERLTRGDVFSYSVPLSNSSLNNLHNTPESNATSLSRSVKKEDENNTAANHVNVSADGTDPPLPIPMAEVEEVNIIILDLEVEATDKETNDNDSLIIAAKSFVPMADVEEVNIISIERSNLTILDLEVEATDNTTSDNDSLITTAEPSIPMADVEEVNIISRERSNLTILDLEVEATDNTTSDNDSLITTAEPSIPMADVEEVNIISIERSNLTILDLEVEATDNTTSDNDSLITTAEPSIPMADVEEVNIISIERSNLTILDLEVEATDNTTSDNDSLITTAEPSIPMADVVEVSINSTERSNLTIFELEVESDNDSLVTAAAPEYGLQMNSAESVPILANSSLEDVTHVLLKTGPLQNVTENTLRSNLSEEISSEIWENVTALPGELNHTSPAKHLSSENGLYLSSNAVSKSNSEELSTLDSIEEVLIYLTENKTHVIKTTNVKTQGHNWTYEGTHQMESVEIPDYMMKYFGTETPKTTPTPKKIKKVQLRQRPQKGQGMKTKRRKEYKPQAKSGLPFSPRGFNPGITPRGARPLSSQPVSDEEFINEPVVIGVPRPDFSDYELYVPGDNPDHIGLEENVKADEYEYVSHIDPYKGGEDIKNLNLDETAKYYLKLSGPNVKTYFIAAEEVEWDYTGYGQRRPDELQPNSRETKFTKAVFRGYMDSSFSTPDVRGELNEHLGILGPVIKAEVGQSIMVVFMNKANRSYSLHPNGVSYTKQTEGLSYEDGSKYWFKYDNEVKPNTTFTYLWKVNSMVGPMPDESHCRTWAYYSGVNPERDINSGLIGPLLVCREGTLDRKLTDMREFTLLFMTFDESQSWYYKENHEMIQRRSRRRFMDTNPNENLKFHTINGITYNLKGLRMYTKQLVCWYLINMGSPNDFQSVHFHGQTFLHKKTTNYRQAVFPLLPGSFATLEMFPSKPGLWQLETEVGFNQQKGMQTLFLVLDNECYRPLGLESGSVKDNQITAINTRGYWKPHLARLNNRGKFNAWSTEQNKSWIQVDFQRPVVISQVATQGAREMLSSQYVVKYAISYSTDRQKWLFYKGDSRDLRKIFSGNQGAYEEKKNTFIPPVVGRFIRLHPIEWYSEATVRMEFYGCELDGCSVPLGMESRLIEDHRITASSTATSWYSGPWRPSLARLNTQGTINAWQAKHGNMNQWLQVELPTIKKITGIMTQGAKSLGKEMYVMSYALQYSNNGIHWKQYTDDESIPSKTFLGNTNNNDHVKNYIYPPIFSRFVRIIPISWMNSITMRIELLGCDFE